The Halomonas sp. 'Soap Lake #6' genomic sequence AAGCAGGTGTTGATCCAAGGGGGTGGCAGTCTGCTCACGGCTGTTCTTGCATATCTTGCAATGAATAATCCATGGGTGCGCCATATTACGTTCAACTTCCTTGGCGTACAGCTCATACTAATGGCGCTCATTCTGCTGCTGGGTAACTATACCGGTTATCGGTTACTTGAACTGCGTCGCTTCAAGCCAATCACAGATGATGAGAAAGTCTCATGAGTTGGCTTACAAACTGGACGTGGCCCACTCGGTTGCGCGATAAAGGCATCATCGGTATGAATCGGCGTAATATCCGCTACATAGGGCGCTATAACTCACGCCGCTTATACCCTTTGGTCGATGATAAGCTCAAAACAAAGCTGCTGGCCCAGCAATATGGCATTACAACGCCAGAACTTATTGGGACGGTAACCACGCAGTTTGGTGTTAAGCATATTAGCGAGATGCTGGTAGGCCATAATGGTTTTGTCATCAAGCCAGCGAAGGGAAGCGGTGGTAAAGGCATCCTGGTGATTGAAAAAGTAGAGGATGATGCTTTTATCAAGCCCAGTGGGGTTCGGCAGTCTATAGAAGATGTTGAGCGCCATGTGTCTAATATTTTGTCTGGGTTGTACTCTTTAGGTGGCTCTCCTGATGTGGCAGTGATAGAGACGCTTATCAACTTTGATGAGAGTCTCTTGGCCTATACTTATGAGGGCGTGCCGGATATTCGGGTAATTGTGTTTAAGGGTTATCCCGTGATGGCGATGATGCGGCTCTCAACAGCAGCATCAGATGGTAAGGCCAATCTTCACCAGGGGGCTGTAGGTGTCGGTTTAAACATTGCCACTGGTGCCGCTTTGCGTGGCGTTCAGTTTGACCGCCCATGCTTTAGCCATCCTGATACGGGGCATGACTTGGCAAGCCTGGTTGTACCTCAGTGGGATACGTTGCTCCATTTGGCTGCAGGTTGCTATGAAATGACCGGGCTTGGTTATCTAGGAACCGATATGGTGCTTGATCGTGATCATGGCCCTATGCTTCTGGAGTTAAATGCACGCCCTGGCCTGGCCATTCAGATGACCAATGGTGAAGGTTTGCGCCGACGGTTAGATCTGATTGAGCGTCAGCCTGACGGTATTTCTGTTGAGGAGCGAGTAGCGTTTGCTCAGCACCATTTTGCTCGTCAAAGTGAGCTAGTCGAAATCCCTGACAGCGCCATGGCGAGCGCGTAGACTATGGTAACGTTGTCCGATGAGTTATCTATGACTGAAGCTAATTCGTTACTATTGCAGGCAGAATCTCAATGCCATACTCGCGGGGTTAGGTTTACCCCCATTCGTCGTCGTGTTCTTGAGTTAATCGCCGAAAATGGAGGCGGTTTAAAAGCTTACGATTTGCTGGATAAGCTTTCGACGGAGCACGCGGCTGCGCGCCCGCCTACGGTCTATCGAGCCCTTGAGTTTTTAATCGACCAGGGGCTAGTGCACCGGATCGAGTCGCAAAATGCTTATGTGGCCTGCGCATGCCCTGAGCACACTCATGGCTTCCAGCTGCTTATTTGTCGCCAATGTGGCTACGTTGAAGAGCTGCACCTTGATGCTATTAGTGATGAGTTAGCCACACTGGCGAAGCGACAAGGTTTCAACGTCGAGCGTCAAACCATTGAGCTGCTGGGCCTTTGCCAACACTGTCGACAGCCGAGTGCTTAACTATGTCTCATTTTGACAAGATAGAGCCAAATGCCCTATTTAAAGCGCTAGAGTCTGCAACTCCAGCTGATGCGTTGCCACATACAGATCAGCTGCTTGATGCGGTGCGCTTTAATGAGAACGGTTTGCTACCTGCCATCGCCCAGCAGTACGATACTGGTGAGGTGCTGATGATGGCGTGGATGAACCGCGAGGCACTCGAGGAGACGCTAACAACGCAGCGTGTTTGTTACTATTCTCGCTCGCGTCAAAAGCTGTGGCGCAAAGGTGAAACCTCTGGTCAACAGCAGCAGCTAAAAACTGTCGCGCTAGACTGCGATGGTGACACACTGCTGCTTAAGGTTGACCAAACGGGCCCTGCTTGTCATACCGGTCGCCGCAGCTGCTTTTATATCTCCCTGGATGCTCATAAAGCACTTATTAGCAGCGTGCCGCTGATTAATCCTGAAGCTCTCTACGGTAAGAAATAAGTGCTTGCCTTGATAGCAACAGTACGTCGTGGCTGCACAAAAGCATTAACCGTGCTAATGATCGGCTGCATCAAAGTCTACCAGTATACGCTGAGCCCTCTTTTAGGGCCGCGTTGCCGATTTTGGCCTAGCTGCTCTTCTTACACCATAGAGGCCATTCAGGTGCACGGCCCCTTTAAAGGTGGCTGGCTGGCGATACGACGGATCATCAAGTGCCACCCAGGCCACCCTGGTGGTATGGATCCTGTGCCAGGTGGTAGAAGCGAGCAGCTATGCCAGGAGGATGGCAAGCACACCTCCCACTGCTGTAGTAGTGACAAGGAGATTGAGGCGTCGCCGCACGCCCAGTGTGGCGATCGCCGCTAATGCTTCTACTTCGCTAATACTCCTGCTTCTCTGCCCGCCTTTCTCCGGTTAAGGTTAAAGTTACCCTCTTCTACCCGAGCTGTTCTCTGCGCTTTGCCACTTGGTATATGCGCTCTAGCATGGCGTGCAAGCCATTGCTGCGAGTCGGGGATAAGTGCTTATCCAGACCTAAGTCCTTCATAAAGTGTGGTTCTGTATTGTTTATCTCTTGCGCACTTCGCTCGCTATAAATTCGTAACAGAACCGCAATTAACCCTGAAACAATGGCTGCATCAGAAGTAGCTTTAAAAATCAGCTTGTCACCCTCCTCCTCATGCCGCATCCAGACATTGGATTGGCAGCCCTTAATTTTGAACTCATCTGTTTTAAATTCTTCCGGAAAATCAGGCAGCTGCTTTCCCATATCGATAATGTACTGGTAGCGGTCCATCCAGTTATCGAATATTTCAAACTCTTCGACCAGCTCTTGTTGGGCTAGCTCAGCGCCGGAGGTGCTCATGGCGTTTCCCTTTGGGTTAGTGTCACAGAATGCTATCCATTATAACGTTTAGCCGCGCTCTTTTGGGCCCGTTTGCCCTAAACGATGGCGCTGTTGTTCATGGTGCCACTCAGCTTCCTCGGTGTGTAGGTAGCGTGTAGTCGTATCTATTCTTGCGTGGCGAGCGCTTTCGGCCAGGTAGCGCAAGCTAACGCCTGATTGTGCTTGGTGGGTGATGGATGTGTGTCGCAACCAGTGAGGGGTCGCCTGGCGTAGAGTGCTAATGTGAGTGGGATTACCGCCCTGCTCTTCTAGCGCATCAGCAGCATCAGAAAACGTTTTGCGAATCAGTCGATACACTTGATTGTCGCTAATACCACGCTGACCATCTAGCGCACGGATAACAGGAGATGTCTCCTGGTGTTCAGGTAAATCGACTAACCCTAAATACCTACGCCACTCTTGTAAGCAATCTAACATGTCGTTTGGTGCCGGTATGCGTGCAAGCTTGCTACCCTTGCCGACCACAACCCACCACCAACGCCCTTCTCTTTGTTGGAAATCTCCCATTTGTGCAGCTGACATTTCGCTAATGCGTGGTGCTAATAAGTAAGCGAAGCCAAAGATAAAGCGTCTACGTGCATGCTCATAAAGAGTACGTGGATTTTGTGTTTTTGGAGGTTCGTTGATCCAGTGCCACAGCCACTCCCACAACTCGCGCTCCAGATAGCGCTCAATACGCTGGGCTTGTTGATTCAGCCGCCTGGCTTTATCGCGCATCAGAACAAACGGGTTGTGGCTGATCCATCCGGCTTCAACCAACCAGCTAAATAGCCCTTGAAGAATGGTCAAGCTTTGCCGGCGGCTGGCGGGTGAAAGGCCGTTACGAAAAGGTCGCCATTGGGGGTGATGGCGTGATTTGGCTGGCCCTACCCATCGCTCCCGTGGCTGAGGGTCCTCTAAAAAAATTTCAAATTGCCGTAATGTTTCACGGTTTATACCCCTTAGCGCCATGCCGTGGCTTGTTAGCCAAAGCAGAAGGCGTTCAGCCTCACGGCGGTAGCTTTTCAGCGTTTGTGGGCTGTCTTGATACTCTGCCAGCCAAGCCGCTACTGCCTGGGCATCACTCTTTGCCTCAATGCGCAATACACCATCTGTTGCTTCTGGCATTGACCAAAAGCTATTTTCTGATGGTAATGCAGTGGTCTCTGGCTTGTTCATCGGGTAATTGGGCATCACAGCTTCTTTTTATCGGGCATTTTATAGCTGTTTATTTTAACTCATTACTGAGCATAAGAGTCCCTTGCGGGCAATAAAATTCAAGATAATACGGGTAATCTTGAATTTTATCTCAATAAGATAAATATTATTACGTTTTATGTATTACGTAATTATTGTCTTTTAGAATAAATACGTAGAAAATAGGTGTTTTGACTAACGGGGAAATCCCAATGGCGCGTAGCGGTATTCAATACAGCGATGTACAGCAGGCAGTAGATACCTTGCTGGCTCGTGGCGACACGCCCAGTGTGCAACGGATACGAGAAGTACTAGGCACGGGGAGCTTCACTACGATTAGTGAGCATTTTCGTCACTGGCGTACCGAGCGTGAAAAGAACCGCGATGTTCCTCCGCCCAAAGGTGTACCCGAAGTCGTCGTTAATGTGGCAAGCGAGTTATGGAGGGAAGCTCAAGAAGTGGCCAATCAGGCGCTAGTGCACTACCGCGAAGATGCTAACCGCCAGGTAGAAAGTGCCCAGCAGCAAGTAGCCGAGGCCACGCAGCTAGCCGCAAACGCAGAGCAGAGAGAGAGTGCACTGGCCGAGCACCTGCGTCACACCGAGCTGCGTCTTGAAGCGCTTAATCGTGAGCTGGCAGAAAGCCAGGGTAATGAACGCCAATGGCAGCAACAGGCGGAAAGTGCGCGGCAGGATAATCAGCAGTCTCAGCAGAAGCTTATTCAGCTTGACCAAGAGGTAGATGAACTGAAAGAACGCTTTGCAAGTGAGCAGCAGCGTCAGCAGGCCGCTTGGGAGCAGCGATTGACTCAAGAGGAGCAGCGAAATGAGGCGTCAGAAGGTAAATTGATGGCCCTGCTGGACACCTTGAGACAAGAGCGCGCCCAGACAGAAAAAGCGTTACAAAAGCGTATAAGTCAGTGGGAACAGCGCGTCGAAAGTCTCAATAAAGAGCTTCAGTTGAAAAATGCTACGCTGCATGAGTACCAACAGGATAATGCCACCCAACAACAGCGTATCGCTGAGCTTGAGCGCTTGAATGTCGAGCTACAATCACAGCAAAAAACGCTACATGACGAGCTAACGCAAGCCCGCCAAGCGCTGGATCATCAACAACGACAAGCTAAGGGAGATGATCAGTGGCAGAGACAGCTTACACAGCAGCTGGAAATTCTACAGTCACAGCTAACGGCCCTGCCCAGCCAACTGATTACCACTGACAAGCCGAATGAAAGCGCCGACAAGTAGGAGTTTGCTATAAAAAAGCCCAGCGTTAGTTTGCTGGGCTTTTGGGGGAGGCAGAACGGCTAGCGATAGTAGGCGTTAGTGGTGTCAGTATGGTCGGTGACATCACGAATGCCGATAAGCTCAGGAATACGTTCCATGAGTGTTTTTTCTACGCCCTCTTTCAGCGTAAGATCAACCGCTGCACAGCCCTGGCAACCACCACCAAAGGCGAGGATCGCCACTTTTGCTTCGGTAAGTTCTACCAGCTTGATCTCACCACCGTGGGCCGCCAGCCCTGGGTTAATCTCACTGTAGAGAATATAATTGATGCGGTCTTCCAAGGGGCTGTCTGCATTTACCTTGGGCATTTTCGCGTTGGGGGCCTTTATGGTGAGCTGGCCACCCATGCGGTCTGCATTGAAGTCAACGACGGCTTCTTCGAGAAATGTCAGGCTGTTCTTCTCAAGAAACACATTGATTTTTTCAAGCTCAAGTTTGAGGTCAGTAGGCTCTTCCTCCCCTGGACGGCAGTAAGCTAGGCAGGTTTCTGCATAGGGTGTGCCGGGCTGGGTAATGAAGATACGTACTGCTATACCTTCAACGTTCTGCTTTTCCAGCAGTTCCGCCAGGTAATCTTGGGCGCTGTCGGTAATATCAATACCGGGAGCTTCGATAGTCGTGGTCATAAGGGATGTTATCCTCCCGTGGTAGTGGCGAGGCCACTTCACATGTCATTTGTTGCTATGGTAAGCAAAACTGCTCGCCGACACAATCCCGACCGTTTTAGTCGACTATTTCAGCGCTATAAAATATTCAACGGGCTAAGCCTCCCTGAATCTGTCAAATGAACCACTAACAGGGGTAACTCTTGCACGCTAACTTGCTGTCGTGAGTAGCTCCCTTTGTTATGATAGAGGCCGCTTACTAACCGCTACGACTATAAAAACACCTTTTTTCGACTGAGACGCTGGAGATTTCCCCCTGCCATGGCCGCTAGTGATTTGACTACTTCCCTTGCCCAACGCCTGACTCAACGCATTCTAATTTTGGATGGCGGTATGGGCACCATGCTGCAGAACGCTCAGCTAAGCGAAGAGGATTTTCGTGGCGAACGCTTTCGCGAGTGGCCATCGGATCTAAAAGGTAATAATGACCTGCTAGCACTAACCTGCCCAGATGTAGTGTCACGTATCCACCGGGATTACCTTGAAGCAGGAGCCGATATCCTTGAGACCAATACCTTTAACAGTACGCGTCTCTCTCAAGCTGATTATGGTATGGAAGATCTTGTTCCTGAGCTCAATCGGGAGTCGGCGCGCTTAGCCCGGGAAGTTTGCGACGCGGTATCGGCCGAAACTGGCGTGCCACGTTATGTCGCAGGCGTTCTTGGCCCAACATCACGTACTGCATCACTGTCACCCGACGTCAATGATCCTGCGAAACGTAATGTTACCTTTGACGAGCTGCGCGAGAACTATTACGAAGCGGCAAGTGAGTTAATCAAGGGTGGTGCTGATCTGATTATGATCGAAACCATCTTTGACACGCTAAATGCTAAAGCGGCTATTTATGCCCTGGAAGAGCTGTTTGACGACCTGGGCCAGCGGCTACCAGTGATGATTTCCGGTACCATTACCGATGCTTCTGGCCGTACTTTATCTGGGCAAACTACGGAAGCTTTCTGGAACTCTATCCGCCATGCGCAGCCACTCTCAGTCGGCCTGAACTGTGCGCTGGGAGCAGAGGAGCTTCGCCCCTATTTAGAAGAACTCTCTACCAAGGCAGATACCTTTGTTTCTGCCCACCCCAACGCAGGCCTACCAAACGAATTTGGTGAGTATGACCAAACCCCAGAAGAGATGGCGGAAATTGTAGGAGAGTTCGCTCAAAGCGGGCTGGTCAATATTATCGGCGGTTGCTGTGGCTCCACTCCCGAGCATATTCGGGCAATCGCTGACGCCGTGCGGCCCATGGCACCCCGTAAGGTGCCCCAGCGTAGCAATGCATGTCGCCTGTCCGGGCTTGAGCCATACAACATTGAATCAACATCACTGTTTGTTAACGTGGGCGAGCGTACTAACGTTACCGGCTCGGCCCGCTTTAAGCGCTTAATTGTCGAAGAGGATTTCACTACCGCACTGGAAGTGGCGCTGGAGCAGGTAGAAAGCGGCGCGCAGATTATCGACATCAACATGGATGAAGGCATGTTGGAGTCCCAGGAAGCTATGGTGCGCTTCCTTAACTTAATTGCCGGTGAGCCTGATATCTCTCGCGTGCCCATTATGATCGACTCCTCAAAATGGGACATCATCGAAGCGGGCCTGAAGTGTGTCCAGGGCAAAGCCGTGGTGAATTCGATCTCTCTAAAAGAAGGTGAAGCCGCTTTCCGCGAACAGGCCACAAAGTGCCGCCGTTTCGGTGCCGCGATTGTGGTTATGGCGTTTGATGAAGATGGCCAGGCGGACACCTTCGCTCGTAAAACGGAGATTTGCGAGCGTGCCTATCGTTTGCTGGTTGATGAGATCGGATTCCCTGCTGAAGATATTATCTTCGACCCCAATATTTTTGCCATTGCCACGGGCATTGAAGAGCATAACAACTATGCGGTCGATTTCATTGAAGCCACTCAATGGATTCGCGAACACTTGCCTCATGCGATGGTTTCTGGCGGTGTGTCTAACGTATCGTTTTCGTTTCGAGGGAATAATCCGGTACGTGAAGCTATTCACTCAGTGTTTTTATATCACGCTATCCGCGCGGGCCTCACCATGGGTATCGTTAATGCCGGGCAGTTAGCGGTGTATGACGACCTCCCTGCAGAGCTACGTGATGCGGTGGAAGATGTGGTGCTGAACCGGCGTAACGATGGTACCGAACGACTACTTGATCTGGCGGACAAATATAAAGGCGATGGCAGTGGTGCCGCCAAGAAAGAGGATCTTGAGTGGCGCAGTTGGCCAGTTAATAAGCGTATTGAGCATGCACTGGTTAAAGGCATCACAGCGTTCATTGAACAAGATACTGAGCAGGCCCGCGCCCAGGCGACCCGCCCTATTGAGGTAATTGAAGGCCCGCTGATGGACGGGATGAACGTTGTTGGCGACCTGTTTGGTGCTGGCAAAATGTTCCTTCCCCAGGTGGTTAAGTCGGCGCGGGTAATGAAGCAGGCCGTTGCCTATTTGATTCCATATATCGAAGCCGAGAAAAGCGAAGAGACACAGGCCAAAGGCAAAATTGTCATGGCCACGGTGAAAGGTGACGTACACGATATCGGCAAAAATATTGTCGGCGTGGTACTGCAGTGTAATAACTATGAAGTCATCGACCTTGGCGTGATGGTACCCACCGAAAAAATTCTGCAAGCGGCTCAAGATCATAACGCCGACATCATTGGGCTTTCTGGGCTGATTACCCCATCGCTTGATGAGATGGTACATGTGGCCAAAGAGATGCAACGCAGGGGTATGAATTTACCGCTACTGATTGGTGGTGCAACTACCTCAAAAGCACATACGGCGGTTAAAATCGAACCGCAGTACGAACATCCTGTCATTTATGTGACTGATGCCTCGCGCGCCGTTGGTGTGGCTGGTAAGTTACTTGCGCCCAGTCAAAAAGCGGCTTATGTCGCAGATATTCGTGAAGAGTATGAAAAGGTGCGTGAGCGTAATGCTAAACGTCGCCCTAAAGCAGCAGACCTGGACTACACCCAGGCGCGCAAGCGGCGCTTTCGTACTGACTGGAACACCCTCACTCCGGTGAAACCTCAAACGCCTGGCCTCACCACCTTTGATGATTATGACCTGGAAGAGCTAGTTGAGCGGATCGACTGGACACCCTTCTTTATGAGCTGGCAGTTGGCTGGTAAGTACCCCAAAATTCTAAACGATGAAGTGGTTGGCGAAGCGGCGCAAAACCTGTTTGCTGATGCCCAGGTAATGCTGCGCAAACTGATCGATGAAAAACGTGTTCAAGCCCGGGGAGTTATTGGCCTGTGGCCTGCCAACAGTATTGATGACGACGTCATTGAAGTATACACAGACGAAAGCCGCACAGAGGTAGTTGAGCGTTTGCACCACATTCGCCAGCAAACCACTAAAGGCCGTGATGGCATCTGTTATAGCTTGGCAGACTTTATTGCGCCCAAAGAGAGTGGCAAAGCTGATTGGATTGGCGGCTTTGCAGTCACTACTGGTCATGGAGTGGATGAGCTGTCTAAAGCCTACGAAGCCGCGGGTGATGACTACAATGCGATTATGGTGCAGGCACTAACCGACCGCTTAGCAGAAGCTTTTGCCGAGCGCATGCATGAGCGAGTGCGCAAAGAGTTCTGGGGTTACGTGCCAGAAGAGACGTTAGATAATGACGCCTTGATTGCCGAAAAATACCAGGGCATTCGCCCTGCTCCAGGCTACCCAGCCTGCCCCGACCATACCGAAAAGGCCACGCTCTTCCGCCTGCTGAATGCGCCTGAAAACACGGGCCTTACGCTCACGGAAAACTTTGCCATGTGGCCTGCCGCGGCAGTTTCTGGCTGGTACTTCGCGCATCCTCAGTCGAAGTATTTCTCTACGGGCAAAATCACCCGTGACCAGGTAGAAGCTATCGCTGAGCGCAAACAGATGCCGCTTGCGGAAATGGAGCGCTGGCTATCTCCGGTGCTCTCTTACGATCCTAGCTAATGTCGCCTGTGGTTCTCCGCCAAGGTAAGGTCATGCGGCTGGCTTTACCGATTATGTTGGGTATGCTTTCTCAAAGCATGCTCAACCTTATCGATGCTGCGCTAGTGGGACGTCTTGGGGAGGAGGCACTAGCGGGTGTGGGTATCGGTGGCTATGCCATGTTTATGATGACGGCACTGGTGTTCGGCCTCTCCTCAAGCGTGCAGTCGCAGACTGCTCAGGACTTAGGCTCAGGCCAGTACACCACCCGCTCGTTGAAGGCAGGACTTACCATTGGTGCTACCGTAGCCATCCCTCTCTCATGCTTAGCATGGTGGCAAGCTCCTGCTCTTATTCAGTTAATCGCGCCCACCGACGATGTATCGCGGATAGCCATTGATTACTTTCGTTGGCGAGTCATATCTCTGACGGCTATTGCATTAACGCTGTGCTTGCGTGGTTACTGGAATGGCTTGCAGCAGACGCACCTTTATCTACGCATTATCGTCATCGTGCATGTTTTTAACGTATTCGTAAGTGCGGCCTTAATTTATGGCCTTGCAGGTTTACCCGCACTAGGAGCCAGTGGTGCTGGTATTGGCACTACGCTGTCACTGCTATTAGGGGTAGTGATTTGGTGGGGCGTTACCGTCAAGCATGTTCGTAATGAAGAAGCTCTCTGCTTTAGTACTCTTCGCACCACACTATTTCTCGCTGTGCCACACTCTATGCAGCAGCTGTGGTTTGCAGCTGGTTATGTGGTGCTTTTCTGGTTGTTGGGAAAGGTGGGAGCACAAAGCGTTGCAGTGGGCCATGTATTGGTGAACTTATCGTTATTGCTAATCTTGCCTGGTGTTGGGGTTGGCATCGCTGCAATGAGTTTAGTCGGTGAAGCATTGGGCCGAGATGACCAACATGCAGCTCATCGCTGGGGGATAGATGCTTTGAGTGTTGCAGGCATGCTGCTCACCGCTTTAGCTCTACCTATGCTGCTGTTTCCTGAAAATATATTGGCGATTTTTTTTGCTGATGAATCGCTCATCCAGTTGGGTACCCTACCGCTGCAAATTACAGGCCTAATGATAGTGTTGGATACAGCCGCCTTAGTGCTAGCGCAGGCGCTAATGGGAGCAGGCGCTCAACGCATGGTAATGTTTCTTACACTAGGCATGCAGTGGCTGCTTTTTTTACCACTGGCTTGGTGGGTGGGCGTTTGGCTAGGGTATGGCCTGATAGGTGTATGGCTGATACAGCTTTTTTATCGCCTTCTCAATTCAGTGAGTTTTTTATGGGTCTGGCAGCGAAGGCGCTGGTTGGCTCATAGTTTTAAATGCCATTTAACGATAAAAAGATAATTATATATTCTTTTGTAGAATATGAAGACCGAGTTAAGGTGGCGGTACATTACCGTCCGTCTCGACGTGACCATTTCGCTTTTAGCAGGATCGTGCCACATGTACCGTTATGATATTCACGACCAAACATTGGTTGACGAGCGCGTAGCTCAGTTTCGTGACCAAATGGACCGCTACCGCGCCGGGCGTTTGGGAGAAGAAGAGTTTCGCCCGCTGCGGCTGCAAAACGGCCTGTATATCCAAAAACATGCGCCTATGCTGCGTATTGCGATACCCTATGGAATGCTTGCAGGCTACCAACTGCGCGCATTGGCCGAGATTACCCGCCGCTATGATCGGGGCTATGGTCACTTCACTACCCGACAGAACCTACAGTTAAACTGGCCAGCGCTGGAAGATGTGCCTGATATTTTGGCAGATCTTGCCAAGGTGCAAATGCACGCGATTCAAACCAGCGGTAACTGTATCCGTAACACCACGAGTGACCAATTTGCCGGCATTGCGGGTGATGAAGTAGAAGATCCTCGTCCTTGGTGTGAGCTAATTCGTCAGTGGTCTACCCTGCACCCAGAATTCGCCTTCCTGCCACGCAAGTTTAAAATTGCGGTAAGTGGGGCTGCACAGGACCGCGCAGCTATTCAAGTACATGATATAGGTCTGCGCCTATGGCATAACGCTGAAGGCGAACTGCGGGTTAAAGTGCTAGCCGGTGGTGGCCTTGGTCGCACACCGATGATTGCCGATGTAGTACGCGAGGATCTTCCCTGGCAGCACCTGCTAACGTATTTAGAAGCGTGTGTGAGGGTTTATAACCAGTTTGGCCGTCGTGACAACAAGTTTAAAGCACGCATAAAGATATTGGTGAAAGCACTTGGCATCGAGGAGTTTCGCCGTCGTGTCGATGAGGAATGGGCGCACCTAAAGGATGGTCCGCAGACATTAAATCAGGCGGCGGTTGACTCAGCCAAGCTTCACTTCCCTGAGCCAGAGCGTCGGCCCGTGGCTGAAAGCGCGATAGAAAATTTCGAACAACTGCGTAGTGAAAACCGTAGCTTCTCCCGTTTTGTAACCAATAACGTAACTGACCACAAGGTGCCTGGTTATAAGGCCGTGACACTGTCGCTTAAGCGCCGTGAACATGCACCTGGAGATGTAACCGCAGACCAAATGGAAGCCGTTGCAGATCTAGCGGATCGCTATAGTTTTGGCGAGGTGCGGGTTACTCACGAGCAGAACTTAGTACTTTCAGACGTTCCGGTCGATGAAGTAGAAGCACTGTGGAAAGAGCTTGATGCGCTTGGCATGGCTAATCCAACGGTTGGTACGCTGAATGATATCATCTGCTGCCCTGGTGGAGATTACTGTGGTTTGGCCAACGCAGTCTCTATTCCAATTGCTCAGGCATTACAAGAACGTTTTGAAGATCTGGATTTCCTCTATGATCTTGGCCCGCTTGATCTCAATATCTCTGGCTGTATGAATGCCTGTGGTCATCACCATGTAGGTCATATAGGCATTCTAGGCGTTGATAAAAAAGGTGAAGAGTATTACCAGATATCGGTAGGGGGTAACTCCACGGATGATGCATCGTTAGGTAAAATTCTAGGCCCCTCTTTCTTTAGAGAAGATGTGCCGGGGGTGGTTGAAAAAGTACTTGAGGTATACGTGGCCGAGCGTCATGAAGACGAACGCTTCCTGGATACCTATCGCCGCATTGGTTTAAAACCCTTCAAGGAGCGTGTTTATGCCCAGCAATGATATTCAGGCCGAAACAGCTGAGCTTGTGCCGGTGCATGTTAATCACCTAATTGACAATGGCGAGCTGGCTGCAGAGAACGCCTGGTGTGTGTCATACGATGCCGATACGCTGCCTGAGCAGCGTCCGGCTTTCGTGCCGCTGGCGCTATGGCAAGCCAATCAGGATGATTCTGAGCTGGCACCATTACTGACCAGCGACACGGAGCTGACCCCCGTGCTTGGCCAGCAGCTTAGTACAACCAGTGCTATTGCAGTCGATTTCCCGGCATTTACCGATGGTCGCGGTTACACCATTGCCCGGTTATTGCGTGAGCGCTACGGCTATATGGGTGAAGTTCGTGCTGTGGGTGACGTGCTGGTGGATCAGTTGGACTATATGCGCCGCTGTGGTTTTACGACCATGGCGTTGCGTGATGACCAGCACCCCGATGATGCTATTCGTGCACTCAATGCTTTTAGCGTACGTTACCAAACGGACGTAGAAGTGCGTCAGGCATTGTTCGAACGCCGTTTAGCTGATACTCAGCAGTAACTACAAACAGAATAGAACCAATGACAAGGGCAGCTTCTGGCTGCCCTTTTGCTCTCCTGCTACTTTCCTGCTTATTGATTAACCTCGCCGTTTCTGCTGGCGCTCTCGATTATTGGCTTTGGCCCGGTCGCTTTTGCGCA encodes the following:
- a CDS encoding alpha-L-glutamate ligase-like protein, translated to MSWLTNWTWPTRLRDKGIIGMNRRNIRYIGRYNSRRLYPLVDDKLKTKLLAQQYGITTPELIGTVTTQFGVKHISEMLVGHNGFVIKPAKGSGGKGILVIEKVEDDAFIKPSGVRQSIEDVERHVSNILSGLYSLGGSPDVAVIETLINFDESLLAYTYEGVPDIRVIVFKGYPVMAMMRLSTAASDGKANLHQGAVGVGLNIATGAALRGVQFDRPCFSHPDTGHDLASLVVPQWDTLLHLAAGCYEMTGLGYLGTDMVLDRDHGPMLLELNARPGLAIQMTNGEGLRRRLDLIERQPDGISVEERVAFAQHHFARQSELVEIPDSAMASA
- a CDS encoding transcriptional repressor, encoding MTEANSLLLQAESQCHTRGVRFTPIRRRVLELIAENGGGLKAYDLLDKLSTEHAAARPPTVYRALEFLIDQGLVHRIESQNAYVACACPEHTHGFQLLICRQCGYVEELHLDAISDELATLAKRQGFNVERQTIELLGLCQHCRQPSA
- the hisI gene encoding phosphoribosyl-AMP cyclohydrolase, whose protein sequence is MSHFDKIEPNALFKALESATPADALPHTDQLLDAVRFNENGLLPAIAQQYDTGEVLMMAWMNREALEETLTTQRVCYYSRSRQKLWRKGETSGQQQQLKTVALDCDGDTLLLKVDQTGPACHTGRRSCFYISLDAHKALISSVPLINPEALYGKK
- the yidD gene encoding membrane protein insertion efficiency factor YidD, whose protein sequence is MIGCIKVYQYTLSPLLGPRCRFWPSCSSYTIEAIQVHGPFKGGWLAIRRIIKCHPGHPGGMDPVPGGRSEQLCQEDGKHTSHCCSSDKEIEASPHAQCGDRR
- a CDS encoding SufE family protein, producing the protein MSTSGAELAQQELVEEFEIFDNWMDRYQYIIDMGKQLPDFPEEFKTDEFKIKGCQSNVWMRHEEEGDKLIFKATSDAAIVSGLIAVLLRIYSERSAQEINNTEPHFMKDLGLDKHLSPTRSNGLHAMLERIYQVAKRREQLG
- a CDS encoding tyrosine-type recombinase/integrase — protein: MPEATDGVLRIEAKSDAQAVAAWLAEYQDSPQTLKSYRREAERLLLWLTSHGMALRGINRETLRQFEIFLEDPQPRERWVGPAKSRHHPQWRPFRNGLSPASRRQSLTILQGLFSWLVEAGWISHNPFVLMRDKARRLNQQAQRIERYLERELWEWLWHWINEPPKTQNPRTLYEHARRRFIFGFAYLLAPRISEMSAAQMGDFQQREGRWWWVVVGKGSKLARIPAPNDMLDCLQEWRRYLGLVDLPEHQETSPVIRALDGQRGISDNQVYRLIRKTFSDAADALEEQGGNPTHISTLRQATPHWLRHTSITHQAQSGVSLRYLAESARHARIDTTTRYLHTEEAEWHHEQQRHRLGQTGPKERG
- a CDS encoding DNA-binding protein, which codes for MARSGIQYSDVQQAVDTLLARGDTPSVQRIREVLGTGSFTTISEHFRHWRTEREKNRDVPPPKGVPEVVVNVASELWREAQEVANQALVHYREDANRQVESAQQQVAEATQLAANAEQRESALAEHLRHTELRLEALNRELAESQGNERQWQQQAESARQDNQQSQQKLIQLDQEVDELKERFASEQQRQQAAWEQRLTQEEQRNEASEGKLMALLDTLRQERAQTEKALQKRISQWEQRVESLNKELQLKNATLHEYQQDNATQQQRIAELERLNVELQSQQKTLHDELTQARQALDHQQRQAKGDDQWQRQLTQQLEILQSQLTALPSQLITTDKPNESADK
- the nfuA gene encoding Fe-S biogenesis protein NfuA, producing MTTTIEAPGIDITDSAQDYLAELLEKQNVEGIAVRIFITQPGTPYAETCLAYCRPGEEEPTDLKLELEKINVFLEKNSLTFLEEAVVDFNADRMGGQLTIKAPNAKMPKVNADSPLEDRINYILYSEINPGLAAHGGEIKLVELTEAKVAILAFGGGCQGCAAVDLTLKEGVEKTLMERIPELIGIRDVTDHTDTTNAYYR